In one Streptomyces sp. T12 genomic region, the following are encoded:
- a CDS encoding ABC transporter permease, translating to MTAVDLPVPATRGRLYWTLADVWNLVRRGLTHYQRQPVNIAWQLGFPILSVLLYGYVFGSAMKVPGGGDYKDFLMPGMFVMTMAFGFINTATLVVHDSTKGVIDRFRSMPMASSAVVAGRGITDLLAACAELAIMMLTAFAMGWRPDGGFGFLGAFGLLLWLRFALIWIGVWLGLMVPNPEAAGGLFAVAFPLTMISSIYVAPQLMPDWLGWVAAWNPISSTAAAGRELFGTPAGGGDSWVEQHAVLMAGVWPVILTAIFLPLAVRRFQKLSR from the coding sequence ATGACCGCCGTAGACCTGCCCGTCCCGGCCACGCGCGGCCGCCTGTACTGGACCCTCGCCGACGTCTGGAACCTCGTCCGCCGCGGCCTCACCCACTACCAGCGCCAACCGGTCAACATCGCCTGGCAGTTGGGCTTCCCGATCCTGTCCGTCCTGCTCTACGGCTATGTCTTCGGCAGCGCGATGAAGGTGCCCGGTGGCGGGGACTACAAGGACTTCCTGATGCCGGGCATGTTCGTGATGACGATGGCGTTCGGCTTCATCAACACCGCCACCCTCGTCGTCCACGACTCCACCAAGGGCGTCATCGACCGGTTCCGCTCCATGCCGATGGCCTCGTCCGCGGTGGTCGCCGGGCGCGGGATCACCGATCTGCTCGCCGCCTGCGCGGAGTTGGCGATCATGATGCTGACGGCCTTCGCGATGGGCTGGCGGCCGGACGGCGGGTTCGGCTTCCTCGGCGCCTTCGGTCTGCTGCTGTGGCTGCGGTTCGCGCTGATCTGGATCGGGGTGTGGCTGGGCCTGATGGTCCCCAACCCGGAGGCCGCGGGCGGTCTGTTCGCCGTCGCCTTCCCGCTCACGATGATCTCCAGCATCTACGTCGCGCCGCAGCTGATGCCCGACTGGCTCGGCTGGGTGGCGGCCTGGAACCCGATCTCGTCCACCGCCGCGGCCGGCCGCGAGCTGTTCGGTACGCCGGCCGGGGGCGGGGACTCCTGGGTCGAGCAGCACGCGGTGCTGATGGCGGGAGTGTGGCCGGTGATCCTGACGGCTATCTTCCTGCCGCTCGCGGTGCGCAGGTTCCAGAAGCTGAGCCGGTGA
- a CDS encoding Uma2 family endonuclease, with translation MTVIEDRIAMAESDTRWLDEMFERLEKMPVPEGYKVEIVEGTIYMSPQRDIHWETIRRIVRALEDAFGMDVKVLSDVRIDFPGHKNGLAPDVAKLRDGAQKNSEGGWRYEDVEFIAEVISKDTAKNDYGPKKTAYALAEVPVYLIADPYTGKCRLFTQPKDGDYVSDTSITYGGDVDMTTAHLGLVLKTDQLPRD, from the coding sequence ATGACCGTCATTGAAGACAGGATCGCGATGGCCGAGAGCGACACACGCTGGCTCGACGAGATGTTCGAGCGGCTCGAGAAGATGCCCGTCCCCGAGGGATACAAGGTCGAGATCGTCGAGGGGACCATCTACATGTCGCCGCAGCGGGACATCCACTGGGAGACCATTCGCAGGATCGTCCGGGCCCTTGAAGACGCGTTCGGCATGGACGTCAAGGTGCTCTCGGACGTCCGCATCGACTTCCCCGGCCACAAGAACGGTCTCGCCCCGGACGTGGCGAAACTGCGCGACGGTGCCCAGAAGAACTCCGAAGGCGGCTGGCGCTACGAAGATGTGGAGTTCATCGCCGAGGTCATCTCCAAAGACACGGCGAAGAACGACTACGGCCCCAAGAAGACCGCATACGCCCTCGCCGAAGTCCCCGTCTACCTCATCGCCGACCCTTACACCGGCAAGTGCCGCCTGTTCACCCAGCCCAAGGACGGCGACTACGTGAGCGACACGTCCATCACCTACGGCGGGGACGTCGACATGACCACCGCCCACCTCGGCCTCGTCCTCAAGACCGACCAGCTCCCCCGCGACTGA
- a CDS encoding TetR/AcrR family transcriptional regulator, with product MTSGKGGTSGTETSGSGDIVRTLELLWDAGRRPSRGPKPTLTLDQIVEAAVRVADAEGLESMSMRRVAAELGTGTMSLYRYVPGKAELLDLMLDRVQRPSENPADLGDGGWRSALEALGRATLALYRRHPWLLQVNQSRPILGPSALDGMEKVLDRIKPMGLTDPELVSAIIMIDGYVVGAARTQLYQREAERRTGLTDTEFWQAQAPMLEKIMASGRYPLLASLDEGTWGSDFDHFEFGLQRILDGLEVFVARRAQTSPPAP from the coding sequence ATGACGAGCGGCAAGGGCGGCACCAGCGGTACGGAGACCAGCGGCAGCGGCGACATCGTCCGCACGCTGGAGCTGCTCTGGGACGCGGGCCGACGCCCGAGCCGCGGGCCCAAGCCGACCCTCACCCTGGACCAGATCGTGGAAGCGGCCGTCCGGGTCGCGGACGCCGAGGGCCTGGAGTCGATGTCCATGCGCCGGGTCGCCGCCGAGCTGGGCACCGGCACGATGTCGCTGTACCGGTACGTCCCCGGCAAGGCCGAGCTGCTCGACCTGATGCTGGACCGCGTCCAGCGCCCCTCCGAGAACCCGGCCGACCTCGGCGACGGCGGCTGGCGCTCGGCCCTGGAAGCCTTGGGGCGAGCGACCCTGGCCCTCTACCGCCGCCACCCCTGGCTACTCCAGGTCAACCAGTCCCGCCCGATCCTCGGCCCGAGCGCCCTGGACGGCATGGAGAAGGTGCTCGACCGCATCAAGCCGATGGGCCTGACCGACCCCGAGCTGGTCTCGGCGATCATCATGATCGACGGCTACGTCGTCGGGGCCGCGCGCACCCAGCTGTACCAGCGGGAGGCCGAGCGCCGGACGGGCCTGACGGACACGGAGTTCTGGCAGGCCCAGGCACCCATGCTGGAGAAGATCATGGCCTCCGGCCGCTACCCGCTGCTCGCCTCCCTCGACGAGGGCACCTGGGGCTCCGACTTCGACCACTTCGAGTTCGGACTGCAACGCATCCTGGACGGCCTTGAGGTCTTCGTCGCCCGGCGCGCACAGACCTCACCCCCCGCGCCGTAA
- a CDS encoding MFS transporter, translated as MSTGSGAASAPAPGTYDPISVSKTRKSSMFSSLKVRNYRLFFLGQVVSNTGTWMQRIAQDWLVLSLTGSATAVGITTALQFLPMLLFGLYGGVLVDRLPKRRTLLVTQTSMALTGIALAVLTLTGHVQVWHVYLAAFAVGLATVVDNPARQSFVSEMVGPDQLQNAVSLNSANFQSARLVGPAVAGLMITGVGTGWAFLANGLSFVAPITGLLLMRARELYVVERAPRGKGQMREGLRYVAGRPELIWTIALAGFVSTFGFNFPVYLSAFADDVFRAGAGSYSLFNTLMAVGSLAGALLAARRGTARMRVLIAGAVAFGAMEMVAALAPSLWLFALLMVPIGMFGMTVNVTANSSIQMSTDPSMRGRVMALYMMVFMGGAPLGAPIAGWITDAYGVRAGLAVGGAITAAAAVTIALVLARVGGLRLSVGWNHGHPQVRFVPREQEQLATVA; from the coding sequence TTGAGTACGGGATCCGGAGCAGCTTCCGCCCCCGCACCAGGCACCTACGACCCCATATCCGTTTCCAAGACCCGCAAGTCCTCGATGTTCAGCTCGCTGAAGGTCAGGAACTACCGCCTGTTCTTCCTCGGCCAGGTCGTCTCCAACACCGGCACCTGGATGCAGCGCATCGCCCAGGACTGGCTGGTGCTCAGCCTCACCGGCTCCGCCACCGCCGTCGGCATCACGACGGCCCTGCAGTTCCTGCCGATGCTGCTCTTCGGCCTCTACGGCGGCGTCCTCGTCGACCGGCTGCCCAAGCGCCGCACGCTGCTCGTCACACAGACGTCGATGGCCCTCACCGGTATCGCGCTCGCCGTCCTCACCCTCACCGGACACGTCCAGGTCTGGCACGTCTACCTCGCCGCCTTCGCCGTAGGCCTCGCCACGGTCGTCGACAACCCGGCCCGCCAGTCCTTCGTCTCCGAGATGGTCGGCCCCGACCAGCTCCAGAACGCGGTGAGCCTCAACTCGGCGAACTTCCAGTCCGCCCGCCTGGTCGGCCCCGCCGTCGCCGGCCTGATGATCACCGGTGTCGGCACGGGCTGGGCGTTCCTCGCCAACGGCCTGTCCTTCGTCGCGCCCATCACCGGACTGCTGCTGATGCGGGCGCGTGAGCTGTACGTCGTCGAGCGGGCCCCGCGGGGCAAGGGGCAGATGCGAGAGGGGCTGCGGTATGTCGCCGGGCGCCCGGAGCTGATCTGGACCATCGCCCTCGCCGGGTTCGTCAGCACCTTCGGCTTCAACTTCCCCGTCTATCTGTCGGCCTTCGCCGACGACGTCTTCCGCGCGGGCGCCGGCTCCTACAGCCTCTTCAACACGCTGATGGCGGTGGGCTCCCTGGCAGGCGCCCTGCTCGCGGCCCGGCGCGGTACGGCCCGGATGCGGGTGCTGATCGCGGGGGCGGTGGCCTTCGGCGCCATGGAGATGGTGGCCGCTCTCGCCCCCTCCCTGTGGCTGTTCGCGCTGCTCATGGTCCCCATCGGCATGTTCGGCATGACGGTGAACGTCACCGCCAACAGCAGCATCCAGATGTCCACCGACCCGAGCATGCGCGGCAGGGTGATGGCCCTGTACATGATGGTGTTCATGGGCGGCGCACCGCTGGGCGCACCGATCGCCGGCTGGATCACGGACGCGTACGGCGTCCGGGCGGGCCTGGCGGTGGGCGGCGCGATCACCGCCGCCGCGGCCGTCACCATCGCCCTGGTCCTGGCCCGGGTGGGCGGCCTCAGGCTCTCGGTCGGCTGGAACCACGGCCATCCGCAGGTGCGGTTCGTGCCGCGTGAGCAGGAGCAGTTGGCGACGGTGGCGTAG
- a CDS encoding GNAT family N-acetyltransferase, whose translation MEITIREAGPDDIPAILGMLDSCVEWLVAQGRPGQWGTKPLSENSKVAESVARDMEVGSAFIAEVDGVPAATLTLTDAPGAYLAHLPPPGEPERYIHWLASDRRFKGHGVGSALLAHAAEETRRAGLSLLRVDCYAGDDGGLVRYYESNGFVRTETYEGKDDWPGQVLARRV comes from the coding sequence ATGGAGATCACCATCAGAGAAGCCGGGCCCGACGACATCCCCGCGATACTCGGCATGCTCGACAGCTGTGTGGAGTGGCTGGTCGCCCAGGGGCGCCCGGGTCAGTGGGGGACGAAGCCTCTGTCGGAGAACTCGAAGGTGGCGGAATCGGTCGCCCGGGACATGGAGGTGGGCAGCGCGTTCATCGCCGAGGTCGACGGCGTGCCGGCCGCCACCCTCACCCTCACCGACGCGCCCGGTGCCTACCTGGCCCATCTCCCGCCGCCCGGCGAGCCCGAGCGCTACATCCACTGGCTCGCCTCCGACCGCCGCTTCAAGGGGCACGGCGTGGGCAGCGCCCTGCTCGCGCACGCCGCCGAGGAGACCCGGCGCGCGGGCCTCTCGCTGCTGCGGGTGGACTGCTACGCGGGCGACGACGGCGGGCTCGTCCGCTACTACGAGAGCAACGGCTTCGTCCGCACCGAGACCTACGAGGGGAAGGACGACTGGCCGGGTCAGGTGCTGGCCCGGAGGGTTTAG
- the thpR gene encoding RNA 2',3'-cyclic phosphodiesterase has product MRLFAAVLPPEDVTHELAAEVAELKKLPGADGLRWTGRPGWHFTLAFYGEVDDDLVPDLSARLERAAHRTTPFALALSGGGQFGHGRALWTGADGDLATLRLLADRSEAAARKAGVPMGEHRRYKAHLTVARSRSAVAVRPYVAALEAFTSRTWTVDELVLVRSNLPKSGVAGEQPRYEAVARWPLGGAG; this is encoded by the coding sequence ATGAGACTCTTCGCCGCCGTGCTGCCACCAGAGGACGTCACCCACGAACTGGCCGCCGAAGTAGCCGAGTTGAAGAAGCTGCCCGGCGCGGACGGGCTGCGCTGGACCGGCCGCCCCGGCTGGCACTTCACCCTCGCCTTCTACGGCGAGGTCGACGACGACCTCGTCCCCGACCTGTCGGCCCGCCTGGAGCGCGCCGCGCACCGTACGACGCCCTTCGCGCTGGCGCTCAGCGGCGGCGGGCAGTTCGGGCACGGGCGGGCCCTGTGGACGGGCGCGGACGGGGATCTGGCGACGCTGCGGCTGCTGGCGGACCGCAGTGAGGCGGCGGCGCGCAAGGCCGGGGTGCCGATGGGGGAGCACCGGCGGTACAAGGCCCACCTGACGGTGGCGAGGAGCCGGTCGGCGGTGGCCGTACGGCCGTATGTCGCGGCCCTCGAAGCGTTCACGAGCCGTACGTGGACGGTGGACGAGCTGGTGCTGGTGCGCAGCAATCTGCCGAAGTCGGGGGTGGCGGGCGAGCAGCCCCGGTACGAGGCGGTCGCCCGCTGGCCGCTCGGAGGGGCCGGTTAG
- a CDS encoding nuclear transport factor 2 family protein: MTPTSPARRALVAVLASAALLGAAAVPAAASAPASAAAAASAGSTASFADYPDSVRLGYQKAVAVRVLKGVFEQGDTEVVDRFVRSDYIQHNPLAPDGAETLKNLGTSIHQQFPDARYDVKRVISEGDLVLVHSHVVLTPGTRGQAVFDIFRFQGGKIAEHWDAGQNVPEGSANGNDMFSTVSWPRTEQPGPAWLTAYNKKLVTKAFDQLLVQKDLSAVDRYWGAEYHQHNPTIADGVEGVKSGLGGYFEAFPQLTVTPKRVIAEGDLVAVHSHYVNAPGERGQAVVDLFRVRNGKIVEHWDVLQDVPETSANDNGMF, from the coding sequence GTGACCCCCACCTCCCCTGCCCGTAGGGCCCTCGTCGCGGTACTGGCCTCGGCCGCCCTGCTCGGGGCCGCCGCCGTGCCGGCTGCCGCATCCGCGCCTGCTTCCGCCGCTGCCGCCGCGTCTGCCGGGTCCACCGCTTCCTTCGCCGATTACCCGGATTCCGTGCGCCTCGGCTACCAGAAGGCCGTCGCCGTCCGCGTTCTCAAGGGCGTGTTCGAGCAGGGCGACACCGAGGTCGTGGACCGTTTCGTGCGGTCGGACTACATCCAGCACAACCCGCTCGCGCCGGACGGCGCCGAGACGCTGAAGAACCTGGGCACGTCCATCCACCAGCAGTTCCCGGACGCCCGGTACGACGTCAAGCGGGTCATCTCCGAGGGCGACCTCGTGCTGGTCCACTCCCACGTGGTCCTGACGCCGGGCACGCGCGGTCAGGCCGTGTTCGACATCTTCCGCTTCCAGGGCGGGAAGATCGCCGAGCACTGGGACGCGGGGCAGAACGTGCCGGAGGGCTCCGCCAACGGCAACGACATGTTCTCCACGGTGAGTTGGCCGCGCACCGAGCAGCCGGGGCCGGCCTGGCTCACGGCGTACAACAAGAAGCTGGTCACCAAGGCCTTCGACCAGCTCCTCGTCCAGAAGGACCTGTCCGCCGTCGACCGGTACTGGGGTGCCGAGTACCACCAGCACAACCCGACGATCGCCGACGGCGTGGAGGGCGTGAAGTCGGGGCTGGGCGGTTACTTCGAGGCGTTCCCGCAGCTCACGGTCACGCCGAAGCGGGTGATCGCCGAGGGCGACCTGGTGGCGGTCCACAGCCACTACGTGAACGCGCCGGGGGAGCGGGGGCAGGCGGTCGTCGACCTCTTCCGGGTGCGGAACGGGAAGATCGTCGAGCACTGGGACGTGCTGCAGGACGTGCCGGAGACTTCGGCGAACGACAACGGGATGTTCTGA
- a CDS encoding amidase, with product MERMNSTRRSVLALGTAAAATPWLGSAPAQAQPQGQDQTHAAGAPGELDELGIAELRRRMADGRLDAVRLTHYYLDRIDRIDPLLRSVIEVNPDALREARRLDVEQGPRGPLHGMPVLLKDLVETGDRMHTTAGSLALEGLRPARDATVAARLQAAGAVILGKTNLSEWAGGMSLTHHAGWSARGGQTRNPYKLDRSPNESSSGTGVAVAANLCVAGIGTETNGSIIDPASANCVVGVKPTVGLVGRGGVIPGVPSQDSVGPLARTVRDAAILLGTLVGIDARDPATEASRGRFHRDYTRFLDADGLRGARIGVPRAVYFGYSEHADEIAERAIAVLRAAGATVVDPADIPTAEQLEDLPGSMVVQAYEIKRALNAYLAAAPGDHPRSLAELIEFNRAHADRELRYVRQDGLETVHRLDFTEREYREALATNHRLSRAEGIDAVLRRHRLDALVMPTSGPPAKIDLIRGDTYGGGASTPAALAGYPAISVPAGFAFGLPVGLTFMGTAWSEPTLLRLAYAYERASGVRRVPTYRAADVGF from the coding sequence ATGGAGCGGATGAACAGCACACGCCGAAGCGTGCTCGCGCTCGGCACCGCTGCGGCGGCCACGCCGTGGCTCGGGTCGGCCCCGGCCCAGGCCCAACCCCAGGGTCAAGACCAGACCCACGCCGCCGGCGCCCCCGGAGAACTCGACGAGTTGGGCATCGCGGAGCTGCGTCGGCGGATGGCCGACGGGCGGCTCGACGCCGTACGCCTCACCCACTACTACCTGGACCGGATCGACCGCATCGATCCGCTCCTGCGCTCGGTGATCGAGGTCAACCCCGACGCCCTGCGCGAGGCACGGAGGCTGGACGTCGAGCAGGGTCCCCGGGGGCCGCTGCACGGCATGCCCGTCCTGCTGAAGGACCTGGTGGAGACCGGGGACCGGATGCACACGACGGCCGGGTCGCTCGCCCTGGAAGGCCTGCGGCCGGCGCGGGACGCCACGGTCGCCGCCCGGTTGCAGGCCGCCGGTGCCGTCATCCTCGGCAAGACCAACCTGAGCGAGTGGGCGGGCGGGATGTCGCTCACCCACCACGCCGGGTGGAGCGCCCGCGGCGGTCAGACCCGCAATCCCTACAAGCTGGACCGGTCACCGAACGAGTCCAGCTCCGGTACGGGCGTCGCCGTCGCGGCGAACCTGTGCGTCGCCGGGATCGGTACCGAGACCAACGGCTCGATCATCGACCCGGCCTCGGCGAACTGCGTCGTCGGGGTCAAGCCGACCGTCGGGCTGGTCGGACGCGGCGGTGTGATCCCCGGGGTGCCGAGCCAGGACAGTGTCGGGCCGCTGGCGCGTACGGTCCGGGACGCCGCGATCCTGCTCGGGACCCTCGTCGGGATCGACGCGCGCGACCCGGCGACCGAGGCGAGCCGTGGCCGCTTCCACCGTGACTACACCCGCTTCCTGGACGCCGACGGGCTGCGCGGTGCGCGCATCGGCGTGCCGCGAGCCGTGTACTTCGGCTACAGCGAGCACGCCGACGAGATCGCGGAACGGGCGATCGCCGTGCTCCGCGCGGCCGGTGCGACCGTCGTCGACCCGGCCGACATCCCGACGGCCGAGCAACTGGAGGACCTGCCCGGCTCGATGGTCGTCCAGGCGTACGAGATCAAGCGGGCGCTGAACGCCTACCTGGCCGCCGCGCCCGGCGACCACCCGCGCAGCCTCGCCGAGCTCATCGAGTTCAACCGCGCGCATGCCGACCGCGAGCTGCGCTACGTACGCCAGGACGGGCTGGAGACGGTGCACCGGCTGGACTTCACCGAGCGTGAGTATCGGGAGGCGCTGGCCACCAACCACCGGCTGTCGCGCGCCGAGGGCATCGACGCGGTGCTGCGCCGGCACCGCCTGGACGCCCTGGTGATGCCGACCTCCGGACCCCCGGCCAAGATCGACCTGATCCGCGGGGACACCTACGGCGGCGGCGCCTCGACCCCCGCCGCACTCGCCGGATACCCCGCGATCAGCGTCCCGGCGGGCTTCGCCTTCGGCCTGCCGGTGGGCCTGACGTTCATGGGGACGGCGTGGAGCGAGCCGACGTTGCTGCGGTTGGCGTACGCCTATGAACGGGCGAGCGGGGTGCGGCGGGTGCCGACGTATCGAGCGGCGGACGTGGGGTTCTGA
- a CDS encoding Uma2 family endonuclease, which produces MTVLEDRIEIDMADENTKRLDEWFERLERLPVPEGYKVEIVGGYVHITPQRDIHWETIREILWALEDRFGRRNGRIFSDARVDFPGHQNGFCPDVAKFRSGATKDKNGRWRYEDIEFVGEVISQGTAPNDYGRKKTACATAEVPVYLIADPYQGRCTVYTEPKDGDYQCELRVDYGTDVDLTTTPLGLTLKTDDFPRD; this is translated from the coding sequence ATGACCGTCCTGGAAGACAGGATCGAGATCGATATGGCCGACGAGAACACCAAGCGCTTGGACGAGTGGTTCGAGCGGCTTGAGCGACTGCCCGTCCCCGAGGGATACAAGGTTGAGATCGTCGGGGGCTACGTCCACATAACTCCGCAGCGGGACATCCACTGGGAAACCATTCGCGAGATCCTTTGGGCCCTCGAAGACCGCTTCGGAAGGCGGAACGGGCGGATTTTCTCGGATGCCCGGGTCGACTTCCCCGGCCATCAGAACGGCTTCTGCCCCGACGTGGCCAAATTCCGCAGCGGCGCGACGAAGGACAAGAACGGCCGCTGGCGGTACGAGGACATCGAGTTCGTCGGCGAAGTCATCTCGCAAGGGACGGCTCCCAACGACTACGGCCGCAAGAAGACGGCCTGCGCCACCGCCGAGGTCCCCGTGTACCTCATTGCCGACCCCTACCAGGGCAGGTGCACCGTCTACACCGAGCCCAAGGACGGGGACTATCAGTGTGAGCTGCGCGTCGACTACGGAACCGACGTCGACCTGACGACCACCCCCCTCGGCCTCACCCTCAAGACGGACGACTTCCCCCGCGACTGA
- a CDS encoding WD40 repeat domain-containing protein: MRRPIALLAGFLLAGACALPASAADGDEDFTIKDPRITESSGLAASRQHPGIYWTHNDQDKGAYLYAVDSSTGETVATITMTGVGTPRDVEAIAMGPGNEIYVGDIGDNDGVEWPYVWVYRLPEPKTLKDRTIRATQYVVKYADGPRDAESLVVHPKTGRVYIIDKQEDGGHLYEAPAKLSATGTNVFRPITPVDLWATDAAFSPDGETLAVRGYFGGIAYDWNGGKLKRLERISVPLGQGESLSYSTDGTKIMLGSEGANSNVVAKDAPGDAGSSGSSSDGGSSASSDDGGSGSGRTGDLKVGAIAVLVACVVVFGFRRLVRRR, translated from the coding sequence ATGCGCCGACCGATCGCCCTTCTCGCCGGATTCCTGCTCGCGGGCGCGTGCGCCCTGCCCGCCTCCGCCGCCGACGGCGACGAGGACTTCACGATCAAGGACCCGCGCATCACGGAGTCCAGCGGCCTCGCCGCGTCGCGTCAGCACCCCGGCATCTACTGGACGCACAACGACCAGGACAAGGGCGCCTACCTCTACGCCGTCGACAGCAGCACCGGCGAGACCGTCGCGACGATCACCATGACCGGCGTGGGCACCCCGCGCGACGTGGAGGCGATCGCCATGGGGCCGGGCAACGAGATCTACGTCGGCGACATCGGCGACAACGACGGTGTGGAGTGGCCCTATGTGTGGGTCTACCGGCTGCCCGAGCCGAAGACGCTCAAGGACCGGACGATCCGTGCCACGCAGTACGTGGTGAAGTACGCCGACGGGCCCCGAGACGCCGAGTCCCTCGTCGTGCACCCCAAGACCGGACGCGTCTACATCATCGACAAGCAGGAGGACGGCGGGCACCTGTACGAGGCGCCGGCCAAGCTCTCCGCCACCGGCACGAACGTCTTCAGGCCCATCACCCCGGTCGACCTGTGGGCCACCGACGCCGCCTTCTCCCCGGACGGCGAAACCCTCGCCGTACGCGGCTACTTCGGCGGCATCGCCTACGACTGGAACGGCGGCAAGCTCAAGCGGCTGGAGCGCATCAGCGTGCCGCTGGGGCAGGGGGAGTCCCTCTCCTACTCCACCGACGGCACGAAGATCATGCTCGGCAGCGAGGGCGCCAACAGCAACGTCGTGGCGAAGGACGCCCCCGGGGACGCAGGATCCTCCGGCTCGTCGTCCGACGGCGGGAGTTCGGCCTCCTCGGACGACGGCGGCAGCGGCAGCGGCAGGACCGGCGACCTCAAGGTCGGCGCCATCGCCGTGCTCGTCGCCTGCGTCGTGGTCTTCGGGTTCCGGCGGCTGGTGCGCCGCAGGTGA
- a CDS encoding ATP-binding cassette domain-containing protein produces the protein MGEGSNGNDGYAVRAEGLAKRYGEKHALDGFDLTVRQGTVHGLLGPNGAGKTTAVRILSTLIRLDGGRATVAGLDVARQPREVRARIGLTGQYAAVDEVLTGRQNLEMFGRLFHLGGKRAKVRAAELLEQFDLTDAANKGVGAYSGGMRRRLDLAASMILAPAVLFLDEPTTGLDPRSRGEVWDSVRALVASGTTVLLTTQYLEEADKLASHITVIDQGRAIADDTPDGLKNLVGGDRIEVVVAERADIPRVAKVVARVADGEPETEEGESRVHAPVVDRVSALTEVARTLQDEGVQVEDIGLRRPSLDDVFLRLTGHRAEKTEKAEKAEKSEKTEKEAVA, from the coding sequence ATGGGCGAGGGAAGCAACGGGAACGACGGATACGCGGTGCGGGCCGAAGGGCTGGCGAAGCGCTACGGCGAGAAACACGCCCTCGACGGCTTCGACCTGACCGTCCGTCAGGGGACGGTGCACGGTCTGCTCGGGCCGAACGGCGCGGGCAAGACCACCGCCGTACGCATCCTGTCCACGCTGATCAGGCTGGACGGCGGCCGGGCGACCGTGGCCGGTCTGGACGTGGCCCGGCAGCCGCGCGAGGTGCGGGCGCGCATCGGGCTCACCGGGCAGTACGCGGCCGTGGACGAGGTGCTCACCGGCCGGCAGAACCTGGAGATGTTCGGCCGGCTCTTCCATCTGGGCGGCAAGCGGGCGAAGGTGCGTGCCGCGGAGCTCCTGGAACAGTTCGACCTGACCGACGCCGCGAACAAGGGCGTCGGCGCCTACAGCGGCGGTATGCGGCGCCGCCTCGACCTCGCCGCCTCGATGATCCTCGCCCCGGCCGTCCTCTTCCTCGACGAGCCGACGACCGGGCTCGACCCCCGCAGCCGGGGCGAAGTCTGGGATTCCGTGCGGGCGTTGGTGGCAAGCGGCACGACCGTGCTGCTGACCACCCAGTACCTGGAGGAGGCCGACAAGCTGGCCTCGCACATCACGGTCATCGACCAGGGCCGGGCCATCGCTGACGACACCCCGGACGGGCTGAAGAACCTCGTCGGCGGCGACCGTATCGAGGTCGTCGTCGCCGAACGGGCCGACATCCCGCGGGTGGCGAAGGTCGTCGCCCGCGTCGCGGACGGCGAACCGGAGACGGAGGAGGGCGAGTCGCGGGTGCACGCGCCCGTGGTCGACCGGGTGTCCGCGCTGACCGAGGTCGCGCGGACGTTGCAGGACGAGGGCGTCCAGGTCGAGGACATCGGGCTGCGCAGGCCGAGCCTCGACGACGTCTTCCTGCGCCTGACCGGACACCGCGCCGAGAAGACGGAGAAGGCCGAGAAGGCCGAGAAGAGCGAGAAGACCGAGAAGGAGGCCGTCGCATGA
- a CDS encoding SGNH/GDSL hydrolase family protein — protein MLRFMPVGDSQTIGSAGEHTWRYRMWQHLRETYGGPFALVGPRETLYDKAMDAPTSYEYADPDFPRAHLAGWGEGWLHMAPLIGEAVRSYRADVLLVSLGLIDLGFYTNAEQTAENVRGFVAAARAANPKVRMAVLPVIPNVRATSDAPFAAEVTRFNELLAKAVADLDEPRSPLLLASPPPSYDIHLDTYDGTHPNASGEHKIAEAFADAMYQAWGLGEPYEAA, from the coding sequence ATGCTCAGGTTCATGCCCGTCGGCGACTCCCAGACCATCGGCAGCGCCGGCGAACACACATGGCGCTACCGCATGTGGCAGCACCTGCGTGAGACGTACGGCGGCCCCTTCGCCCTCGTCGGCCCGCGCGAGACGCTGTACGACAAGGCGATGGACGCGCCCACGTCGTACGAGTACGCCGACCCCGACTTCCCCCGCGCCCACCTCGCCGGCTGGGGCGAGGGCTGGCTGCACATGGCCCCGCTGATCGGCGAGGCGGTGCGGTCGTACCGGGCGGATGTGCTGCTGGTGTCGCTGGGCCTGATCGACCTGGGCTTCTACACGAACGCGGAGCAGACCGCGGAGAACGTACGGGGGTTCGTGGCCGCGGCGAGGGCGGCGAACCCGAAGGTGCGGATGGCCGTGCTGCCGGTGATCCCGAACGTCCGCGCCACATCGGACGCGCCCTTCGCCGCCGAGGTCACCCGCTTCAACGAACTGCTGGCCAAGGCGGTGGCGGACCTGGACGAGCCACGCTCGCCCCTGCTCCTGGCCTCCCCTCCCCCGTCGTACGACATCCACCTCGACACGTACGACGGCACGCACCCGAACGCGAGCGGCGAGCACAAGATCGCGGAGGCCTTCGCGGACGCGATGTATCAGGCGTGGGGGCTGGGCGAGCCGTACGAGGCCGCCTGA